ACATACGATTCAAAACTTCAAACGATTCTTTCAGCTCAACAGTTTGAGAAATACAAACAAATGATGGCTGAGAAAAACGAAAAAAGATCCAAATAATTAAACAGGGTTTACAAAAAAAGGGTGTTCGAATGAACACCCTTTTTTATTTTACACTAATTCTATTCAGGCCAATGAACTCGTTAATTCCGGTGTGAAATGTTTTCGTACCCAGGCTTTCAGTTCATGTACATCTTCTTCTACTAATCGGGCTATGGCTTTATAATACTCTTTTCTGAATAATTGCGGATCGAAACTGACCCGCTCGAGAATAAATTTGGTGTATTCCAGAGCGTTCTTTTTCATGGTGTTTTTATTTGGTGCTAATTTCAACGATGAATTTACACAAGAGGTTACCTCGTTGGTCGCAAAAAAACAGCAAAAAAGGCCTGGTTTTTCAACACAGGCCTTGTTAAAAAGATGCTTTTTCGGTTTAGTCAACCACTACCACCAGGTATTTAGAAACACTCCAGAATGCTTTGGCATCGGTAATGACCAATTTCTCTTTCACTTTTTCACCTACTAACTTATAGGAAGAACTTGGGTGTGTGGTTAAAATTTCAATGGTTTTACCACCCAGCGTAATATCGCTGACTTTCGTAATATCCACCTGAGTAAAATAATCCTTATTAAAATCTTCTCTCAATTTCTTGATTTTACCCAATCCAATAAACCCGCCTTCTTTGGTAATAATACCATGCTCCTTTAATTCTTTGGTCGATCCAATCACATAAAATGCAGTATTCAATTCTGCATCTTTTTCTTCCACCACAGCCATGGTTTCATTTAAGGTAGCCGTCAGTTCATCCATCGCAATATCATACTTCGATAATTCTTCACGAAGTGAATTGATCGTGTTTTCCTGATCTTCGATTTTAGTCAGTAAATTCTCAATCATTTTTTCTAGTTCCCCGATTTTCATATCGGCCTTTTTTAATTTGGAACGGAGACTCGAAATTTTGTTTTTGTTTTCCTCCATCAGGGAGTTGATGATCTGAATTTCCTCAATGATACGGTCCTTCTGATCCGATTCCATTTCCGGATCATTATTGCGACTCATATTGATAGCTCCTTCTTTCTGACGGATCAGGGAAAGATTATCTTCAATTTCATTCAACATGCGGATAGATGCATTCATGGCCGAATCTTTTCCATCGAGATCTGCCCTCAATTTTTCGTTTTCCCGAATGAGACTATCCATTTCCGGATTAGAAACTCCATCGCCGGATGAACCCTGAGGCTGACAAGAAAACAATAGAACCAATGCCGAAGCAAGGAAAATGAGTTTTTTCATAAAAAGGCTGTTTCAACAAAAATAAGAATTCCCCATTAAACCGAACATTCCTTATTTTTATTGCTCAATTCCAAACCATGAAGAACAAATTCCTATTGCTGATTAGCTTCCTTTCCTTTAACTATCTGGTTCAGGGACAACAAGTGCGCTATTCCCTATCAATGCCACGGCCTGAAACGCATTATTTTGAGGTGGACATGTACATCTCGGGCTTTAAAGGAAATTTTCTGGACCTCAGCATGCCGGTTTGGGCTCCGGGATCTTACCTGGTAAGGGAATTTGAAAAGAACGTCGATTTTTTTGAAGCTGAATCGAACGGCAAAAAACTAGGCGTAAAAAAAGCAGACAAAAACACCTGGCGAATCGAAACGGTTTCTTCCGATATCCATGTCCATTACTCTGTTTATGCGTATGAACTTTCAGTTCGGACTTCCTTTTTAGATGATAGTCACGGATACATCAACGGCACTTCTGTATTTATGTACATCGAAGGAAAAAAGAACCTCAGCGGAACACTTGAAATAAAACCACATCCTTCGTTTAAGAAGATTTCTACTTCATTAGAAAAAACCGGAACCAATACCTATCATTTTCCCGATTACGATATACTGGCAGATTGTCCCATCGAAATCGGAAATCAATTCACTTTTCATTTTAATGCTGCAGGTGTAGATCATGAAGTAGCGATGTATGGTGATGGGAATTATGATGTGGAAGAATTGAAAAAAGACATGGCAAAAGTGGTGGAAGCAGCCACCCGGGTATTTGGTGAAAATCCCAATAAATATTATTTATTTATCGTGCATAATTTAACTGTGGGTTCGGGTGGACTCGAACATCTGAGTTCAACTACTCTACAGGTTAACCGCTACACCTATTCCGGTTCGGGCTATAAAGGATTTTTAAGTTTGGTTGCCCATGAATATTTCCATTTATGGAACGTTAAACGCATGCGCGCCGATGTTCTGGGTCCCTTCAATTACGATCAGGAAAATTACACCACACTCCTTTGGGTGCAGGAAGGATTTACTTCGTATTACGATGAGTTACTACTCGTGCGCAGCGGTTATCACGATGTGAAAGATTATTTCCGCATTTTATCCGGCATGATGAATACGCTGGAAACTACACCTGGAAATAAAGTACAATCGGCAGCTGAGTCGAGTTACGATGCATGGATTAAAGGATATCGTCCGAATGAAAATTCAGTGAATTCGCAGATTTCTTATTATTCCAAAGGACAAGTTTTAGGTTGGATTCTGGATATGGAAATCATTATTCGCACCAAAGGTGAAAAGCGATTGGATGATTTAATGAGCTACCTCTACAACACCTATTACAAAAAAGAAAAAAGAGGATTCTCAGAAACTGAATTCATGAAAGCAGCCAATTTAATTGCCGGTAGCGACTTATCTGCATTTTTCACGGATTACGTTTATGGAACAAAAACCATCGATTATCAATCGTACCTCCAGCATTTTGGATTACGACTGGTACAGAACGACAAATCCGGTGAAGTTTGGCTAGGAGCAAAATTGAGTGATGCAGGAGGAAAAATTATCGTGAAAGAAACCACCCGTGGAGGAAGCGCTTACGAATCGGGATTGAATGTGAACGATGAAATTATTGCATGCAATGGAATCCGAATGGATCTTTCCACCTTTAACCGATTAATTGCCGGTGGAGTTGCGGGTCAGGAATTCAATTTGGTGATTGCCCGCGACAATGTAATGAAAGATCTAAAAATCAAACTGCTACCTAATCCCTTTAAGGATCATCAGGTAGCAGCTGCAGATCAAACAGATGTAAATCAGGAAAAACTCCTGAAAAAATGGTTGGGGAAATAATTTCCCTTCCATTGCCTTAGTTATTTTTTAGATCAATGGCTGTTTCAACCACTGTAAAAGAGGCGTTTTTATGGTATTTTTTATAACCGGTGTAGGCAGGACAAGAAGTTCCTTTGCTGCAGGAGGTCATGAGTGATGCTCCGAGAATCAAGGTTGCTGCTACTTTAGATGCGCCTTTAAGGAAGTGGTTGTTCAATTTCATGATCGCTGGTTTTAAGAGGTTGTATAGAGGTTGTTTTTGTTTGTTCTGAAACGATAGGTACAGGCTCCACAAAAATTCCATAAAAAAAGAATAAAAAAAATTTATGAAGTTTTTGGAGAATTCTCCCTACCTTAATAAAACCTAAGAATTTCTCTTGTTTCTGGCTATTTTCCATACAGTTGAGTCCCTGAGCGATGAAAAGCTCCTGGAAAAATACCGTAGCAGCGGAAACTCCTGGTATGTAGGCGAGTTATACAAAAGATATACCAAAGCAGTAGCCGGTGTATGCTATTCCTATTTTAAAGATCGGGATGAAGCCGAAGACACTGTAATGGAAATATTCGAACTGGTTATCAGTGATTTAAAAAAATATGAGGTACAAACTTTTAAACCCTGGCTCTTTTCGGTGGTTCGACATTATTGTCTGAGAAAGAAGGAAAAAAGTAAAAAGGCATTCGATCATCATCAGGACCTCAAAAAAAATCCGGATTATTTTATGGAATCTTCCGACGAGCTGTCCCTTTCCTTTTTAGATGGGCAGGTTTCGCGGGATATGCATGTGGAATTAGAAAAAGCCATAGCCCAGTTAAAAGATGAACAAAGAATCTGTGTTGAATTATTTTTCCTGCAAGACAAAAGCTATCAGGAAATTAGCACAATTACAGGTTACAGTTTAAATAATGTAAAGAGCCATATTCAAAACGGAAAACGAAATCTTAAAATTCTTTTAGAAAGCCAAAATGGCTAAGCCTAAGCAAACATATCGCCCCGATTGGTCTTTAGATCCTGAAATTTCGGATCTGCTTAAGGATTTTAGTCCTGCCGATTTTGCCATGGCCGAAGAGATTTCGAAGTCGGTAAACCTGCGTATTGATGGCATGGTGCCCCCTCCTCCGGCTACCGCTAAATATGTACCTCATTTTCTGTATGGTCTTGTTCTTCTGTCGGGAATTGCATTTTATTTCCTCTGGCAAGATGAAAAACAATTGGCCGATTCAGGTTCAGCTTCATCACCCGGTGAAAATAAAAATACAAGCATTGTTCAAGCCCCATCCTCAACCTCTGATCATACCGTTCAAAAAGTAGATGAGTCGGGAACTTTTCCTGCCAATGAAAATGGAACAAAACAAGTTTTGGCTCCCGAAATCACAGATAACAACACCAAAAATGAAAACGATCTCGCGGAAAGTCTAACCGAAAATAAAACGGATAACCTGGAAAATTCGCTGGGAACAGAAACCAACACTACAAAGGATAACAAAGAAAAAAATCAGGAAATAATCCCGGTTGATAATACCAAAAAGCAGGCGGAGGACAATAATCGTTTTGTTTATTTACGCATTGCTAATGTTCAGGTGATGAACAAAGTTGATCTGGCATCTTCTACTGGATCCGGAAATAAAACGACCAAAGTAAATGATCCCAACATTGGTGGAAAAACCATTACCAAAACAAAAAACAATACCTATGCCTTGGACGATATGCCGCAACATAGCGGAGGCGAT
This window of the Flavobacteriales bacterium genome carries:
- a CDS encoding PDZ domain-containing protein codes for the protein MKNKFLLLISFLSFNYLVQGQQVRYSLSMPRPETHYFEVDMYISGFKGNFLDLSMPVWAPGSYLVREFEKNVDFFEAESNGKKLGVKKADKNTWRIETVSSDIHVHYSVYAYELSVRTSFLDDSHGYINGTSVFMYIEGKKNLSGTLEIKPHPSFKKISTSLEKTGTNTYHFPDYDILADCPIEIGNQFTFHFNAAGVDHEVAMYGDGNYDVEELKKDMAKVVEAATRVFGENPNKYYLFIVHNLTVGSGGLEHLSSTTLQVNRYTYSGSGYKGFLSLVAHEYFHLWNVKRMRADVLGPFNYDQENYTTLLWVQEGFTSYYDELLLVRSGYHDVKDYFRILSGMMNTLETTPGNKVQSAAESSYDAWIKGYRPNENSVNSQISYYSKGQVLGWILDMEIIIRTKGEKRLDDLMSYLYNTYYKKEKRGFSETEFMKAANLIAGSDLSAFFTDYVYGTKTIDYQSYLQHFGLRLVQNDKSGEVWLGAKLSDAGGKIIVKETTRGGSAYESGLNVNDEIIACNGIRMDLSTFNRLIAGGVAGQEFNLVIARDNVMKDLKIKLLPNPFKDHQVAAADQTDVNQEKLLKKWLGK
- a CDS encoding sigma-70 family RNA polymerase sigma factor, with the protein product MFLAIFHTVESLSDEKLLEKYRSSGNSWYVGELYKRYTKAVAGVCYSYFKDRDEAEDTVMEIFELVISDLKKYEVQTFKPWLFSVVRHYCLRKKEKSKKAFDHHQDLKKNPDYFMESSDELSLSFLDGQVSRDMHVELEKAIAQLKDEQRICVELFFLQDKSYQEISTITGYSLNNVKSHIQNGKRNLKILLESQNG